A window from Micromonospora profundi encodes these proteins:
- a CDS encoding nuclear transport factor 2 family protein, giving the protein MRPIHRRMAATAAGFVLLPAALVGCGIGGDKEESAAKPERAPAEEAATRSRERVQAYLDAMIAKDVAAGRSQLCALLHEGFDLAATGPNGDFADHFTVPEASITDVRSSPRGQEVSVSVSVTAGKKKITRPLVFTVTRDGGDWCIAAEAPGGVPAGSASPTAVPSPVS; this is encoded by the coding sequence ATGCGCCCGATCCACCGCAGGATGGCGGCGACCGCCGCCGGGTTCGTGCTGCTCCCGGCCGCGCTGGTCGGCTGCGGGATCGGCGGCGACAAGGAGGAGTCGGCCGCCAAGCCCGAGCGGGCGCCGGCCGAGGAGGCCGCCACCCGGTCCCGCGAGCGCGTGCAGGCGTACCTCGACGCGATGATCGCCAAGGACGTCGCCGCCGGCCGGAGCCAGCTCTGCGCGCTGCTGCACGAGGGCTTCGACCTCGCCGCCACCGGCCCCAACGGTGACTTCGCCGACCACTTCACGGTGCCCGAGGCGTCCATCACCGACGTCCGATCCTCGCCGCGCGGGCAGGAGGTGAGCGTCTCGGTCTCGGTCACCGCGGGCAAGAAGAAGATCACCCGTCCGTTGGTGTTCACCGTCACCCGTGACGGTGGCGACTGGTGCATCGCCGCAGAGGCACCCGGCGGCGTACCGGCCGGGAGCGCGTCGCCGACCGCCGTGCCGTCGCCGGTGTCCTGA
- a CDS encoding NADPH-dependent F420 reductase, which translates to MCHGWTELETNMTTVGLIGSGNIGGTVARLAVAAGYDVVVSNSRGPETLTELVEELGEHASAGTAHDAAQVGDLVVVSVPLKAYRAVPVEPLAGKVVIDTNNYYPQRDGTIPELDSGETTSSELLQRHLPDSRVVKVFNNIYFKGLADLPRPSGAPDRSALAIAGDDAAAKAEVTAFLDRIGYDAVDVGPLAEGWRYQPDTPAYGTLYSATPTDWEHPAPGDAEKLRAALAAATR; encoded by the coding sequence ATGTGTCACGGGTGGACGGAGTTGGAAACCAACATGACAACTGTGGGACTGATCGGCAGTGGCAACATCGGCGGGACCGTGGCGCGGCTGGCGGTGGCCGCCGGCTACGACGTGGTGGTCAGCAACTCGCGGGGGCCCGAGACGCTCACCGAGTTGGTCGAGGAACTGGGCGAGCACGCGAGCGCCGGCACGGCACACGACGCCGCGCAGGTCGGTGACCTGGTGGTGGTCAGCGTGCCGCTGAAGGCGTACCGGGCGGTGCCCGTGGAGCCACTGGCCGGCAAGGTCGTCATCGACACCAACAACTACTACCCGCAGCGCGACGGGACCATCCCGGAGTTGGACTCCGGCGAGACCACAAGCAGCGAGTTGCTCCAGCGGCACCTGCCGGACTCTCGGGTGGTCAAGGTCTTCAACAACATCTACTTCAAGGGCCTGGCCGACCTGCCCCGGCCCTCCGGCGCCCCGGACCGCAGCGCCCTCGCGATCGCCGGTGACGACGCCGCCGCAAAGGCGGAGGTCACCGCATTCCTGGACCGCATCGGGTACGACGCCGTCGACGTCGGCCCGCTCGCCGAGGGCTGGCGCTACCAGCCGGACACCCCCGCGTACGGCACGCTCTACTCCGCCACGCCGACAGACTGGGAGCACCCGGCGCCGGGCGACGCCGAGAAGCTGCGCGCCGCCCTGGCCGCCGCCACCCGCTGA
- a CDS encoding class II 3-deoxy-7-phosphoheptulonate synthase, with protein MRHEWHQLSHPGFVSPGLQTSRPTADSAEDAALGLDRWRELPREQIPPWSDPAAVAEVCKVLDTVPSVVAPYEVDQLRQKLALVCEGKAFLLQGGDCAETFVDNTESHLLANARTLLQMAIVLTYGASLPVVKVARVAGQYTKPRSLPTDARGLPAYRGDMINSLEADPAARVADPQRMIRAYANSAAAMNMLRAYLAGGLADLHAVHDWNKGFVKNSPAGERYEAIAREIDRALAFIRACGMTDDEALRTVTLYCSHEALALEYDRALTRVSDKRAYGLSGHFLWIGERTRQITGAHIDFISRIANPIGVKLGPTTSPDEAIELCEKLNPDNIPGRLTLISRMGNHRVRDALPPIVSKVTASGAKVVWQCDPMHGNTHESSNGYKTRHFDRIVDEVLGYFEVHRGLDTHPGGLHVELTGEDVTECLGGAQGIEDLDLPDRYETACDPRLNTQQSLELAFLVAEMLRG; from the coding sequence ATGCGCCATGAGTGGCATCAGTTGAGCCATCCCGGGTTCGTTAGCCCGGGTCTGCAGACCAGTCGTCCGACAGCCGACTCCGCCGAGGACGCCGCGCTCGGCCTGGACCGTTGGCGGGAGTTGCCCCGCGAGCAGATCCCGCCGTGGTCCGACCCCGCGGCCGTCGCCGAGGTCTGCAAGGTGCTCGACACCGTGCCGTCGGTCGTCGCGCCCTACGAGGTCGACCAGCTCCGGCAGAAGCTGGCACTGGTCTGCGAGGGCAAGGCGTTCCTGCTCCAGGGGGGCGACTGCGCCGAGACGTTCGTCGACAACACCGAGAGCCATCTGCTTGCCAACGCCCGCACCCTGCTCCAGATGGCGATCGTGCTCACCTACGGCGCGTCGCTTCCGGTGGTCAAGGTCGCCCGGGTCGCCGGCCAGTACACAAAGCCCCGCTCGCTGCCGACCGACGCCCGTGGCCTGCCCGCCTACCGCGGTGACATGATCAACTCGCTGGAGGCCGACCCGGCCGCCCGCGTCGCCGACCCGCAGCGCATGATCCGGGCGTACGCCAACTCGGCGGCAGCCATGAACATGCTCCGGGCGTACCTCGCCGGTGGGCTGGCCGACCTGCACGCCGTGCACGACTGGAACAAGGGCTTCGTGAAGAACTCCCCGGCGGGGGAGCGCTACGAGGCGATCGCCCGGGAGATCGACCGCGCGCTGGCCTTCATCCGGGCCTGTGGGATGACCGACGACGAGGCGCTGCGGACCGTCACCCTCTACTGCTCCCACGAGGCCCTCGCCCTGGAGTACGACAGGGCGCTCACCCGGGTCTCCGACAAGCGGGCGTACGGGCTCTCCGGGCACTTCCTGTGGATCGGCGAGCGCACCCGGCAGATCACCGGCGCGCACATCGACTTCATCTCCCGGATCGCCAACCCGATCGGCGTCAAGCTCGGCCCGACCACATCCCCGGACGAGGCCATCGAGCTGTGCGAGAAGCTCAACCCGGACAACATCCCCGGCCGGCTCACCCTGATCAGCCGAATGGGCAACCACCGGGTACGCGACGCCCTGCCGCCGATCGTTTCCAAGGTCACCGCCTCCGGCGCCAAGGTGGTCTGGCAGTGCGACCCGATGCACGGCAACACCCACGAGTCGTCAAACGGCTACAAGACCCGGCACTTCGACCGCATCGTCGACGAGGTGCTCGGCTACTTCGAGGTGCACCGAGGGCTTGACACCCACCCCGGTGGCCTGCACGTCGAGCTCACCGGCGAGGACGTCACCGAGTGCCTGGGCGGCGCCCAGGGCATCGAGGACCTCGACCTCCCCGACCGGTACGAGACCGCGTGCGACCCGCGACTCAACACCCAGCAGTCGCTGGAGCTGGCATTCCTCGTGGCGGAGATGCTCCGTGGCTGA
- a CDS encoding glutathione peroxidase produces MTVFDTPIDALNGGPANLAQYRGKALLVVNVASRCGLTPQYAGLQALADSYAERGLVVLGVPCNQFAGQEPGTPAEISDFCQVNYGVTFPLTEKIHVNGPDRHPLYAALVDTPDADGHTGDVRWNFEKFLVAPDGTVAARFAPTVAPDAEELHKALEKALPAKP; encoded by the coding sequence ATGACCGTGTTCGACACCCCCATCGATGCCCTCAACGGCGGCCCCGCCAACCTCGCCCAATACCGGGGCAAGGCGCTGCTGGTCGTCAACGTCGCCTCCCGCTGCGGCCTCACACCGCAGTACGCCGGGCTCCAGGCCCTCGCCGACTCGTACGCCGAGCGCGGCCTCGTGGTGCTCGGCGTGCCGTGCAACCAGTTCGCCGGCCAGGAGCCGGGTACCCCCGCCGAGATCAGCGACTTCTGCCAGGTCAACTACGGAGTCACCTTCCCGCTGACCGAGAAGATCCACGTCAATGGCCCGGACCGGCACCCGCTCTACGCCGCGCTTGTCGACACCCCGGACGCCGACGGCCACACCGGCGACGTCCGCTGGAACTTCGAGAAGTTCCTGGTGGCACCCGACGGAACGGTAGCGGCCCGCTTCGCCCCCACAGTCGCGCCCGACGCCGAAGAGCTACACAAAGCCCTAGAAAAAGCCCTCCCCGCCAAACCCTGA
- a CDS encoding deoxyribonuclease IV yields MPVTPVGAHTPTSGGLAKAALPYVDATGAEVVQVYVSNSRGWALPPGDPTQDALFRDGCAERGIPAFIHASLLVNLGSPTPGTVEKSAQTLAHALRRGVAIGARAVVFHAGSSVDEGYAETAMRQVREELLPLLDWAAEAGGPMLLVEPSAGGGRSLASRVEQLGPYLDAVDRHPMLGVCFDTCHAWAAGHDLAAEGGMTATLDTLVATVGADRLRLVHANDSKDLCGSTRDRHENIGKGTIGEPAFAELMTHPAVAGVPIVVETPSEQQLGHTADITTLTRLRP; encoded by the coding sequence ATGCCGGTGACCCCGGTCGGCGCCCACACCCCCACCTCCGGTGGACTGGCGAAGGCCGCCCTGCCGTACGTCGACGCGACAGGCGCCGAGGTGGTGCAGGTCTACGTCTCCAACTCGCGGGGCTGGGCGTTGCCTCCGGGCGACCCGACGCAGGACGCGCTGTTCCGCGACGGCTGCGCCGAGCGGGGCATCCCGGCGTTCATCCACGCCTCGCTGCTTGTGAACCTGGGTTCCCCCACGCCGGGCACCGTCGAGAAGTCGGCGCAGACGCTGGCGCACGCGCTGCGCCGGGGTGTGGCGATCGGCGCTCGGGCCGTGGTGTTCCACGCCGGCAGTTCGGTCGACGAGGGGTACGCCGAGACGGCGATGCGGCAGGTCCGTGAGGAGCTGCTGCCCCTGCTCGACTGGGCCGCCGAGGCCGGCGGGCCGATGCTGCTCGTGGAGCCGAGCGCGGGCGGCGGCCGGTCGCTCGCCTCGCGCGTGGAGCAGCTCGGCCCCTATCTCGACGCGGTGGACCGGCACCCCATGCTCGGGGTCTGCTTCGACACCTGCCACGCCTGGGCTGCCGGGCACGACCTGGCTGCCGAGGGCGGCATGACGGCGACACTCGACACGCTTGTGGCCACTGTGGGTGCGGACCGGCTGCGGCTTGTGCACGCCAACGACTCGAAGGATCTGTGCGGCTCCACGCGTGACCGGCACGAGAACATCGGCAAGGGCACCATCGGTGAGCCCGCCTTCGCGGAGCTGATGACCCACCCGGCCGTCGCCGGGGTCCCGATCGTTGTGGAGACCCCCAGCGAGCAGCAACTGGGCCACACCGCCGACATCACCACGCTGACCCGCCTGCGCCCCTGA
- a CDS encoding glycosyl hydrolase family 18 protein encodes MKRSLRRALWAGAVVAVTVAAVPMTTAFGAGTVTATFAKAQDWGTGHETKVTVTNGSSATVSTWRIEFDLPSGTTISSAWDADVTSSGNHYVAVKKSWAGGLAPGASFSWGYNGTGAYKAPLNCTINGIPCGGGTPTTPPTTAAPTTAPPTTAPPTTAPPTTAPPTTPPPNTGGKKVVGYFAEWGVYARNYHVKNIQTSGSAAKLTHILYAFGNTTGGRCSIGDSYADYEKAYTAADSVDGVADTWDQPLRGSFNQLRKLKQMNPHLKVIWSFGGWTWSGGFTQAAQNPAAFAESCYNLVEDPRWADVFDGIDVDWEYPNACGLTCDSSGPNAFKNVISALRSKFGSNALVTAAITADGSNGGKIDATDYAGAIGNLNWLMPMTYDYFGAFNAQGPTAPHSPLTSYTGIPQQGFNSDAAIQKLKSKGIPANKLLLGVGFYGRGWTGVTQAAPGGSATGAAPGTYEAGIEDYKVLKNTCPATGTIAGTAYAKCGSNWWSYDTPSTINGKMTYAKNQGLGGAFFWELSGDTSNGELIGAIKGGLG; translated from the coding sequence ATGAAAAGATCGCTCCGCCGAGCCCTCTGGGCCGGTGCCGTGGTCGCCGTGACCGTCGCAGCGGTGCCGATGACCACCGCGTTCGGTGCCGGCACGGTCACCGCCACGTTCGCCAAGGCGCAGGACTGGGGGACCGGTCACGAGACGAAGGTGACCGTCACCAACGGCTCCAGCGCCACTGTCAGCACCTGGCGCATCGAGTTCGACCTGCCGTCGGGCACCACCATCAGCAGCGCCTGGGACGCCGACGTGACAAGCAGCGGCAACCACTACGTGGCGGTCAAGAAGAGCTGGGCCGGGGGCCTCGCCCCGGGCGCCTCGTTCAGTTGGGGCTACAACGGCACCGGCGCGTACAAGGCGCCGCTGAACTGCACCATCAACGGCATACCGTGCGGTGGCGGCACCCCGACCACCCCGCCGACCACGGCAGCGCCCACGACGGCCCCGCCCACCACCGCCCCGCCGACCACGGCACCGCCCACTACCGCACCGCCCACCACGCCACCGCCGAACACGGGTGGCAAGAAGGTCGTCGGCTACTTCGCCGAGTGGGGCGTCTACGCCCGCAACTACCACGTCAAGAACATCCAGACCAGCGGCTCGGCCGCCAAGCTGACCCACATCCTGTACGCCTTCGGCAACACCACCGGCGGCCGCTGCTCGATCGGTGACAGCTACGCCGACTACGAGAAGGCGTACACGGCGGCGGACAGTGTCGACGGTGTCGCCGACACGTGGGACCAGCCGCTGCGCGGCAGCTTCAACCAGTTGCGCAAGCTCAAGCAGATGAACCCGCACCTCAAGGTGATCTGGTCGTTCGGCGGCTGGACCTGGTCCGGTGGCTTCACCCAGGCCGCGCAGAACCCGGCAGCGTTCGCCGAGAGCTGCTACAACCTGGTCGAGGACCCCCGCTGGGCGGACGTCTTCGACGGCATCGACGTCGACTGGGAGTACCCCAACGCCTGCGGCCTGACCTGTGACAGCAGCGGCCCGAACGCCTTCAAGAACGTGATCAGCGCGCTGCGGTCGAAGTTCGGCTCCAACGCCCTGGTCACCGCCGCCATCACCGCGGACGGCAGCAACGGCGGCAAGATCGACGCCACCGACTACGCCGGAGCCATCGGCAACCTCAACTGGCTGATGCCGATGACGTACGACTACTTCGGCGCGTTCAACGCCCAGGGCCCGACCGCCCCGCACTCGCCGCTGACCTCGTACACCGGCATCCCGCAGCAGGGCTTCAACTCCGACGCGGCGATCCAGAAGCTCAAGAGCAAGGGGATCCCGGCCAACAAGCTGCTGCTCGGCGTCGGCTTCTACGGCCGGGGCTGGACGGGCGTCACCCAGGCCGCACCGGGCGGCAGCGCCACGGGCGCGGCGCCGGGCACCTACGAGGCCGGCATCGAGGACTACAAGGTCCTCAAGAACACCTGCCCGGCCACCGGCACGATCGCCGGCACCGCCTACGCCAAGTGCGGCAGCAACTGGTGGAGCTACGACACCCCGTCGACCATCAACGGCAAGATGACGTACGCGAAGAACCAGGGCCTCGGTGGCGCGTTCTTCTGGGAACTCTCCGGTGACACGAGCAACGGCGAGCTCATCGGCGCCATCAAGGGCGGTCTCGGCTGA
- a CDS encoding DUF4397 domain-containing protein yields MQTLRTVPRRLLAGAGALLLGTTLAVGTPMPASAATGADTVGYVRLAHLSPDTPAVDVYLATPDAAKPKVFPGVGYGVVSDYLGLPPGRYAVAMREAGTPAGEPPVLTTEVAVTSGSAYTVAGVGRHADLGLRVLHDDLSAPAQGHAKVRVVQASVRTPVLDVAAADGPMIANDVQFATTTAYQQVPPGAWRLRLTGAGGPSTDAEVRLTDGAVYSLLVLDDKQGGLTAELRRDAEGGTVVPAGGVDTGAGGAAEAGFGAYPLVAAGLAAAAVAASLLLWRRRQRTTW; encoded by the coding sequence ATGCAGACGCTCCGTACCGTGCCCCGCCGGCTGTTGGCCGGCGCCGGCGCGCTCCTGCTCGGTACCACCCTCGCCGTCGGCACGCCGATGCCGGCCAGCGCCGCGACCGGCGCGGACACCGTGGGGTACGTCCGGCTCGCCCACCTCTCCCCCGACACCCCAGCCGTCGACGTCTACCTGGCCACCCCCGACGCCGCGAAGCCAAAGGTCTTCCCCGGCGTCGGCTACGGCGTGGTCTCCGACTACCTGGGGCTTCCTCCCGGCCGGTACGCGGTGGCGATGCGCGAGGCCGGCACCCCCGCCGGCGAACCCCCGGTGCTGACCACCGAGGTGGCCGTGACCAGCGGCAGCGCGTACACGGTGGCCGGCGTCGGTCGGCACGCCGACCTGGGCCTGCGGGTGCTCCACGACGATCTCAGCGCGCCCGCCCAGGGGCACGCCAAGGTCCGTGTCGTGCAGGCGTCGGTGCGGACCCCGGTCCTCGACGTGGCAGCCGCCGACGGCCCGATGATCGCCAACGACGTGCAGTTCGCCACCACCACCGCATACCAGCAGGTCCCGCCAGGTGCCTGGCGGCTGCGACTGACCGGAGCCGGCGGGCCGAGCACCGACGCCGAGGTCCGGCTCACCGACGGCGCCGTCTACTCGCTGCTGGTGCTCGACGACAAGCAGGGCGGGCTCACCGCCGAGCTACGCCGTGACGCCGAGGGTGGCACCGTCGTACCCGCCGGTGGCGTGGACACCGGCGCAGGAGGCGCCGCCGAGGCAGGCTTCGGCGCGTACCCCCTGGTGGCCGCCGGATTGGCCGCGGCGGCCGTCGCGGCGAGCCTGCTGCTGTGGCGCCGGCGGCAGCGCACGACCTGGTGA
- a CDS encoding threonine aldolase family protein, whose protein sequence is MADLVDLRSDTLTRPTAGMREAMATAEVGDDVYGEDPTINALEAEVAALFGHEAALFAPSGSMANQIALQLLVPPGDELLCDADAHVVTYEIGAAAAYGGISSRTWPAVGADIDPETVAGMVRADGYFAVPTRAIAVEQTHNRGGGGVIPLATLRELRGVADAAGVALHCDGARIWHAHVADGVPLIEYGRLFDTMSVCLSKGLGAPVGSLVVGSAEKIERARMIRKRMGGGMRQAGILAAAGRYALAYHVDRLSEDHARAARLAEAVAPFGVLATAVRTNLVLLDLTKHALDARALAAAAREQGVLISVLGPRTARLVTYLGIDDDAVTQASTALTRVLSA, encoded by the coding sequence GTGGCTGATCTTGTCGACCTGCGCTCCGACACGTTGACCCGGCCTACGGCCGGCATGCGGGAGGCGATGGCCACCGCCGAGGTCGGTGACGACGTCTACGGCGAGGACCCGACGATCAACGCGCTGGAGGCCGAGGTCGCCGCGCTGTTCGGGCACGAGGCGGCGCTGTTCGCCCCGAGCGGGTCGATGGCCAACCAGATCGCCCTGCAACTGCTGGTGCCACCCGGTGACGAGTTGCTCTGCGACGCCGACGCGCACGTCGTGACATACGAGATCGGGGCCGCTGCCGCGTACGGTGGCATCTCCTCGCGGACCTGGCCGGCGGTCGGCGCGGACATCGACCCGGAGACGGTCGCCGGGATGGTCCGCGCGGACGGCTACTTCGCGGTCCCCACCCGTGCGATCGCCGTGGAGCAGACCCACAACCGGGGCGGCGGCGGTGTGATCCCGTTGGCGACGCTGCGTGAGCTGCGCGGTGTCGCCGACGCGGCAGGAGTGGCGTTGCACTGCGACGGCGCCCGGATCTGGCACGCGCACGTCGCCGACGGGGTGCCCCTGATCGAGTACGGCCGGCTCTTCGACACGATGTCGGTCTGCCTGTCGAAGGGCCTCGGCGCGCCTGTCGGTTCGCTCGTGGTGGGCAGCGCCGAGAAGATCGAACGCGCCCGGATGATCCGCAAGCGGATGGGCGGCGGCATGCGTCAGGCTGGCATCCTCGCGGCCGCCGGCCGATACGCGCTCGCCTACCACGTCGACCGGCTGTCGGAGGACCACGCCCGGGCGGCCCGGCTCGCCGAGGCGGTCGCGCCGTTCGGTGTGCTCGCCACCGCGGTCCGCACCAATCTCGTCCTCCTGGACCTCACCAAGCACGCGTTGGATGCCCGCGCTCTGGCCGCCGCCGCCCGCGAGCAGGGCGTACTCATCTCGGTGCTCGGCCCGCGCACCGCCCGCCTGGTCACCTACCTGGGCATCGACGACGACGCGGTGACCCAGGCCAGTACGGCCCTGACCCGCGTTCTGTCCGCCTGA
- a CDS encoding glycosyltransferase 87 family protein, with translation MRDRRVALVWATFVVVALVSCVLVLRREDRLSDLHIYYGALSDLHAGRPLYGFVAANGGPFTYPPFAALVLGPITAVSEGVVQGLWLVATCAAVVAIAGAVGVALGTRQAQRPLVVAVAATVLMLSAPVQSNLRFGQVSIFIVLMALLDGMGVVPPRLRGMLVGVAAAIKLTPLLFVVYFLATGRYRDAARAVATFVACAGIAAIVLPGESWTYWTKAVRQTSRIGNLASLGNQSLHGMLLRVGVDEATLPLIWAGLVAVICAAALLRARQLTREGRPGHAAVLVGCATVAASPVSWTHHQVWPVLAAMLLIGASGVTRRIAGAALLGTMVVSLGAVLSPVSMRPGLQFLFENARAVGVCLLCLVGFGGVAVAATRANRRVAGRGWLRVGVTATVALAFFAVQPLPAGADPTFKAYALDDVANPRYFFVCRGPAECAAYGTDAPVTFDTRAEKTKVRVNGVVSPQVTRLEYYSAPGGAPRAIPLLAAYQGIRTFSFRSANMAQGRLVAYASDGRPIASYDDELAAALEYNRSVGGRGEGGGGAQRVAAARAARSFSASPGAGCSQSVGVAE, from the coding sequence ATGCGGGATCGTCGGGTCGCGCTGGTGTGGGCGACGTTCGTCGTCGTCGCGCTGGTGTCCTGTGTGCTCGTGCTGCGGCGCGAGGACCGCCTCTCCGACCTGCACATCTACTACGGCGCGCTGTCCGATCTGCACGCCGGCCGGCCGCTGTACGGGTTCGTGGCGGCCAATGGCGGGCCGTTCACCTATCCGCCGTTCGCCGCCCTGGTGCTGGGGCCGATCACCGCTGTCAGCGAGGGCGTGGTGCAGGGGCTCTGGCTGGTGGCGACGTGCGCGGCTGTCGTCGCCATCGCCGGAGCGGTCGGCGTCGCCCTGGGCACCCGGCAGGCCCAGCGGCCGCTCGTCGTGGCGGTGGCGGCCACGGTGCTGATGCTCTCCGCGCCGGTGCAGAGCAATCTGCGCTTCGGTCAGGTCAGCATCTTCATCGTGCTCATGGCGCTGCTCGACGGGATGGGCGTCGTGCCGCCCCGGCTGCGCGGGATGCTGGTCGGGGTCGCCGCAGCGATCAAACTGACCCCGCTGCTGTTCGTGGTCTACTTCCTCGCCACGGGCCGCTACCGCGACGCTGCCCGCGCGGTGGCCACGTTCGTGGCCTGCGCCGGGATCGCCGCGATCGTGCTGCCGGGCGAGAGTTGGACGTACTGGACCAAGGCCGTGCGGCAGACCTCGCGGATCGGCAACCTGGCCTCGCTGGGCAACCAGTCCCTGCACGGGATGCTGCTGCGCGTCGGCGTGGACGAGGCGACGTTGCCCCTGATCTGGGCCGGCCTGGTGGCGGTGATCTGCGCGGCGGCGCTGCTGCGCGCCCGCCAGCTGACGCGGGAGGGCCGGCCCGGGCACGCGGCGGTGCTGGTCGGCTGCGCCACAGTGGCCGCGTCCCCGGTGTCGTGGACGCATCACCAGGTGTGGCCGGTGCTCGCCGCGATGCTGCTGATCGGCGCGTCCGGCGTCACCCGGCGGATCGCCGGTGCCGCGCTGCTCGGCACGATGGTCGTCTCGTTGGGCGCGGTCCTCAGCCCGGTGTCGATGCGGCCGGGCCTTCAGTTCCTCTTCGAGAACGCCCGTGCCGTCGGGGTGTGCCTGCTGTGCCTTGTCGGCTTCGGTGGCGTCGCGGTCGCCGCCACACGGGCCAACCGGCGGGTCGCCGGCCGGGGCTGGCTGCGGGTGGGTGTCACGGCCACTGTGGCGCTCGCGTTCTTCGCCGTGCAACCGCTGCCCGCCGGAGCGGACCCGACCTTCAAGGCGTACGCCCTCGACGACGTCGCGAACCCGCGCTACTTCTTCGTCTGCCGAGGCCCGGCGGAGTGTGCCGCCTACGGCACCGACGCGCCGGTCACCTTCGACACCCGCGCCGAGAAGACAAAGGTACGTGTCAACGGCGTGGTGTCCCCGCAGGTGACCCGCCTGGAGTACTACTCAGCCCCGGGCGGGGCGCCCCGCGCCATCCCGCTGCTCGCCGCGTACCAGGGAATCCGCACGTTCTCGTTCCGTTCGGCGAACATGGCGCAGGGGCGGCTCGTCGCGTACGCCTCGGACGGCAGGCCGATCGCCAGCTACGACGACGAACTCGCCGCCGCCCTGGAGTACAACCGCTCGGTAGGCGGTCGCGGGGAGGGCGGCGGCGGTGCTCAGCGGGTGGCGGCGGCCAGGGCGGCGCGCAGCTTCTCGGCGTCGCCCGGCGCCGGGTGCTCCCAGTCTGTCGGCGTGGCGGAGTAG
- a CDS encoding class F sortase — translation MAPAAAHDLVSAGRAATATNGPVSAGRAAHDAVSAGPGLAIRRHRDRRAPVAALVAAGAAVCLTLGAGVGLVTGAGRADPGRPPAARWHPGCTDGCPSVAAAPAPQGPPTRVRMPRIDIDSPLTVLGLDSAGALVPPADFDTAGWYGGGPAPGDTGPAVLAGHLDSRRGPAVFARLDELRPGDLVQVWRGRQQLSFRVTGSLRTRKDDFPTALVYGPTPGAELRLVTCGGDFDRRRGHYRDNVVVFAISVAADPALPESSAARRP, via the coding sequence GTGGCGCCGGCGGCAGCGCACGACCTGGTGAGCGCCGGGCGTGCCGCGACGGCGACGAACGGCCCGGTGAGTGCCGGGCGCGCGGCGCACGACGCGGTGAGCGCCGGGCCCGGCCTCGCGATCCGGCGGCACCGCGACCGGCGGGCGCCGGTGGCCGCGCTTGTCGCGGCCGGCGCGGCGGTCTGCCTGACCCTCGGCGCCGGAGTCGGGCTCGTCACCGGCGCCGGGCGGGCCGACCCCGGCCGACCGCCGGCCGCACGTTGGCACCCCGGCTGCACCGACGGATGCCCGTCAGTGGCCGCCGCGCCCGCGCCCCAGGGTCCACCCACGCGGGTACGCATGCCGCGCATCGACATCGACTCGCCGCTCACGGTGCTCGGCCTGGACAGCGCCGGCGCGCTGGTTCCGCCGGCCGACTTCGACACGGCTGGCTGGTACGGCGGCGGTCCCGCCCCCGGCGACACCGGTCCGGCGGTGCTTGCCGGCCATCTGGACTCGCGGCGCGGCCCGGCGGTCTTCGCGCGGCTCGACGAGCTGCGACCCGGCGATCTGGTGCAGGTGTGGCGTGGCCGGCAGCAACTGTCGTTCCGGGTGACCGGGTCGCTGCGCACCCGCAAGGACGATTTTCCCACCGCCCTGGTCTACGGCCCGACACCCGGTGCGGAGTTACGCCTGGTCACCTGCGGCGGCGACTTCGACCGGCGGCGCGGGCACTACCGCGACAATGTCGTCGTGTTCGCGATCAGCGTGGCCGCCGATCCGGCCCTGCCGGAGTCCAGCGCCGCCCGCCGGCCCTGA